One genomic window of Myxococcus guangdongensis includes the following:
- a CDS encoding M16 family metallopeptidase — MASRKSRTSKKSAAPRRAVKKAPARAAKKKSSSRKTAAAVASTSRELVFPTLHEVTTSSGLKVIAAERGPLPLVSMRLVIRAGSSTDPAGKHGIADFAGQLLRRGTRRLNAQAIDEAVEFVGASLGVGVGEDTLSVAITTPAEHFAQMLGVMGQLVREPTFPESEVADARERTLAQFANDLDEPSVIADRALVRALWGKHPYGHNVSGSVKTVSTFTREDVVRFHEERLGPKVAMLVVVGSVDPARVAAAAEEAFAGWTGGPDKAPVIPPLEKVAKAGRVIVVDKPDQTQSQVRMGGPGYRTGHEDYFPAAVMNTALGGGFTSRLMNEVRVNRGLTYGIGCWFDAMHAAGIFALSTFTKTESTREIIDVSLGEIAKVREAGLKPAELRDAQAYMGGLYPLRTETNESIASAISDIRLNGLGDDWVLRFRDRLKAVTPRQVAAVAKKYCFAEPPTIVVLGNAAAVKKQLKGLGPITVVPASEYE; from the coding sequence ATGGCCTCTCGCAAGAGCCGCACCTCGAAGAAGTCCGCCGCCCCCCGCCGCGCCGTGAAGAAGGCCCCGGCCCGGGCAGCGAAGAAGAAGTCCTCCTCCCGGAAGACCGCAGCCGCCGTCGCGTCGACGAGCCGGGAGCTGGTGTTCCCCACGCTGCATGAGGTCACCACGTCCAGCGGCCTGAAGGTGATCGCCGCGGAGCGTGGCCCGCTGCCGCTGGTGTCGATGCGGTTGGTGATTCGCGCCGGCAGCTCCACGGACCCCGCGGGCAAGCACGGCATCGCGGACTTCGCGGGCCAGCTGCTGCGGCGGGGCACGCGGAGGCTGAACGCGCAGGCCATCGACGAGGCCGTGGAGTTCGTCGGCGCCAGCCTGGGCGTGGGCGTGGGCGAGGACACGCTGTCGGTCGCCATCACCACCCCGGCGGAGCACTTCGCGCAGATGCTGGGCGTCATGGGCCAGCTGGTGAGGGAGCCCACGTTCCCGGAGTCCGAGGTCGCCGATGCGCGCGAGCGCACGCTGGCCCAGTTCGCGAACGACCTGGATGAGCCGTCCGTCATCGCCGACCGCGCCCTCGTGCGTGCGCTCTGGGGCAAGCACCCCTACGGGCACAACGTGAGCGGCTCGGTGAAGACGGTGAGCACCTTCACCCGTGAGGACGTGGTGCGCTTCCACGAGGAGCGGCTGGGGCCCAAGGTCGCCATGCTGGTCGTGGTGGGCTCGGTGGACCCGGCGCGCGTGGCCGCGGCGGCGGAGGAGGCCTTCGCCGGTTGGACGGGGGGCCCCGACAAGGCGCCCGTCATCCCGCCGCTCGAGAAGGTGGCCAAGGCGGGCCGGGTCATCGTGGTGGACAAGCCGGACCAGACGCAGTCCCAGGTGCGCATGGGCGGCCCGGGCTACCGCACGGGGCACGAGGACTACTTCCCGGCGGCGGTGATGAACACCGCGCTGGGGGGCGGCTTCACGTCGCGCCTGATGAACGAGGTCCGCGTCAACCGGGGCCTCACGTACGGCATCGGCTGCTGGTTCGACGCGATGCACGCGGCCGGCATCTTCGCGCTGTCCACCTTCACCAAGACGGAGTCGACGCGGGAGATCATCGACGTGTCGTTGGGGGAGATCGCCAAGGTGCGCGAAGCCGGCCTCAAGCCGGCCGAGCTGCGCGACGCGCAGGCGTACATGGGCGGGCTGTATCCGCTGCGCACGGAGACGAACGAGTCCATCGCCAGCGCCATCTCCGACATCCGGTTGAACGGGTTGGGGGATGACTGGGTGCTGAGGTTCAGAGATCGGCTCAAGGCCGTGACGCCTCGGCAGGTGGCGGCGGTGGCGAAGAAGTACTGCTTCGCGGAGCCGCCCACGATTGTCGTGCTGGGCAACGCGGCCGCGGTGAAGAAGCAGTTGAAGGGCCTGGGCCCCATCACCGTCGTGCCGGCGTCGGAGTACGAGTGA
- a CDS encoding class I SAM-dependent methyltransferase: MQPVPLAVTTSSKVDEALREEARAVAARWGLPWMPRKPKEGITPWLGVKAQALLVVGGDGVTLWEPGGSFGFHAGMAHLRRMRLAAGEPDTFVRVAELRAGDAVLDCTLGLAQDALVASLAVGPSGRVVGVEKSVALCAVAAEGLRHFERGPDSCAIEVHHADAHAYLKGLPSASFDVVFFDPMFGKPKKAQPAFEVLRRFAEHAPLTAEALEEARRVARRWVVVKGSRYSDDLRKLGITPEPTSRFSEVTWGRVAALPQAE; encoded by the coding sequence ATGCAACCGGTGCCTTTGGCGGTGACGACGAGCAGCAAGGTGGACGAGGCCCTGCGCGAGGAGGCGCGGGCGGTGGCGGCTCGTTGGGGGCTGCCGTGGATGCCGCGCAAGCCGAAGGAGGGCATCACCCCGTGGCTGGGCGTCAAGGCGCAGGCCCTGCTGGTGGTGGGGGGCGACGGCGTGACGCTCTGGGAGCCGGGAGGCTCCTTCGGGTTCCATGCGGGCATGGCGCACCTGCGACGCATGCGGCTGGCCGCGGGGGAGCCGGACACCTTCGTGCGGGTGGCGGAACTGCGCGCCGGGGACGCGGTGCTGGACTGCACGCTGGGCCTGGCGCAGGACGCGCTGGTGGCCTCGCTGGCGGTGGGGCCGTCCGGGCGCGTGGTGGGGGTGGAGAAGAGCGTCGCGCTGTGCGCGGTGGCGGCGGAGGGCCTGCGGCACTTCGAGCGCGGGCCGGACTCGTGCGCCATCGAGGTGCACCACGCGGACGCGCACGCGTACTTGAAGGGGTTGCCCTCGGCGTCGTTCGACGTGGTGTTCTTCGACCCGATGTTCGGCAAGCCGAAGAAGGCGCAGCCCGCGTTCGAGGTGCTGCGGCGCTTCGCGGAGCACGCGCCGCTGACGGCGGAGGCGCTGGAGGAGGCCCGGCGCGTGGCGCGCCGCTGGGTGGTGGTGAAGGGCTCGCGCTACTCGGATGACCTGCGCAAGCTGGGCATCACTCCGGAGCCGACCTCGCGCTTCTCGGAGGTCACCTGGGGCAGGGTGGCCGCGCTGCCCCAGGCGGAGTGA
- a CDS encoding M16 family metallopeptidase has translation MRKAPSKTSAPARAADPSLQSLFDVHEATLPNGLQVRLLANHLAPVVSLYTFFNVGSRNERPGITGISHLFEHMMFNGAKKYGPKMFDKTLESNGGSSNAYTSHDMTVYYDDFSSDALETVLDLESDRMRSLRISQEMLTSEREVVKEERRVRMDNDIGGMMDEELGSLVYKAHAYRWPVIGWMADIEAITREDCQNFFRTYYAPNNAILYIAGDIDPKKTLALVRRYYGDIPRGPAPQPVINAEPEQRGERRSTVRHPAQSPAVVIGYKGPSARDEDTLALDVAQYVLTKGEGSRLTRSLLYEQKVVVGVGLDWSWRIDPGTILFFLELMPDSDPQKAEAALYAELEKLARDGITERELQKALNNLRSDHLRELGTNNGRAHAMGNYEALLGDWRHVLSLPSAYASITREQVQAAVKKYLLPERRSVVTLLPAPSEA, from the coding sequence ATGCGCAAGGCCCCCTCGAAGACGTCGGCTCCCGCCCGCGCCGCGGACCCGTCCCTCCAGTCGCTGTTCGACGTGCATGAGGCCACGCTGCCCAATGGCCTCCAGGTGCGCCTGCTGGCCAACCACCTGGCCCCCGTCGTCAGCCTCTACACCTTCTTCAACGTGGGCAGCCGCAACGAGCGCCCCGGCATCACCGGCATCAGCCACCTGTTCGAGCACATGATGTTCAACGGGGCCAAGAAGTACGGCCCCAAGATGTTCGACAAGACGCTCGAGTCCAACGGCGGCAGCTCCAACGCGTACACGTCCCACGACATGACGGTGTACTACGACGACTTCTCGTCGGACGCGCTGGAGACGGTGCTGGACCTGGAGTCGGACCGGATGCGCTCCTTGCGCATCTCCCAGGAGATGCTCACCAGCGAGCGCGAGGTGGTGAAGGAAGAGCGCCGCGTCCGCATGGACAACGACATCGGCGGGATGATGGACGAGGAGCTCGGCTCGCTCGTCTACAAGGCCCACGCGTACCGCTGGCCCGTCATCGGCTGGATGGCGGACATCGAGGCCATCACCCGCGAGGACTGCCAGAACTTCTTCCGCACCTACTACGCGCCCAACAACGCCATCCTCTACATCGCCGGGGACATCGACCCGAAGAAGACGCTGGCGCTGGTGCGCCGCTACTACGGCGACATCCCCCGGGGCCCCGCGCCCCAGCCCGTCATCAACGCGGAGCCGGAGCAGCGCGGCGAGCGCCGCTCCACGGTGCGCCACCCCGCGCAGTCGCCCGCCGTCGTCATCGGCTACAAGGGCCCCTCGGCCCGTGACGAGGACACGCTGGCGCTGGATGTCGCGCAGTACGTGCTCACCAAGGGCGAGGGGAGCCGGCTGACGCGCTCGCTGTTGTACGAGCAGAAGGTGGTGGTGGGCGTGGGCCTGGACTGGTCCTGGCGCATCGACCCGGGCACCATCCTCTTCTTCCTGGAGCTGATGCCGGACTCCGATCCGCAGAAGGCGGAGGCCGCGCTGTACGCGGAGCTGGAGAAGCTGGCGCGTGACGGAATCACGGAGCGCGAGCTGCAGAAGGCCCTCAACAACCTGCGCTCGGACCACCTGCGCGAGCTGGGCACGAACAACGGCCGCGCCCACGCCATGGGCAACTACGAGGCGCTCCTGGGTGACTGGCGCCACGTGCTCTCGCTGCCGTCCGCCTACGCGTCCATCACCCGCGAGCAGGTGCAGGCCGCGGTGAAGAAGTACCTCCTCCCCGAGCGCCGCTCCGTCGTGACGCTGCTGCCCGCGCCCTCCGAGGCGTGA
- a CDS encoding RluA family pseudouridine synthase → MTEPRILFEGGGVLVVDKPPGVPVIPGRDGGPSLRDALEAQRGRKIFVVHRLDRDTSGALVFALDAAVHRALSIAFEAGKVRKRYLALVEGRIDAPSLVDAPLIAARKGRMRVARPGEAEAKPSRTRVRPVESFDQATLVEAEPLTGRTHQIRVHLLSLGHPLLMDHQYGRDTALTEKDLGGEGDGVVLERTPLHAARVEWPALPGVVARGVDAPLPEDMVRARDLLRRTLG, encoded by the coding sequence GTGACCGAGCCTCGCATCCTCTTCGAAGGGGGAGGGGTGCTGGTGGTGGACAAGCCGCCCGGGGTGCCCGTCATCCCCGGGCGGGACGGCGGGCCCTCGCTGCGCGATGCCTTGGAGGCGCAGCGCGGGAGGAAGATCTTCGTGGTGCACCGGTTGGACCGGGACACGTCGGGGGCGCTCGTCTTCGCGCTCGACGCGGCCGTGCACCGCGCGCTGTCCATCGCGTTCGAAGCCGGCAAGGTGCGCAAGCGCTACCTCGCGCTGGTGGAGGGCCGCATCGACGCGCCGTCGCTCGTCGATGCGCCGCTCATCGCCGCGCGAAAGGGGCGCATGCGGGTGGCCAGGCCCGGGGAGGCGGAGGCCAAGCCGTCACGCACGCGGGTGCGACCGGTGGAGAGCTTCGACCAGGCCACGCTCGTGGAGGCCGAGCCGCTCACGGGGCGCACGCATCAGATTCGCGTGCACCTGCTGTCGCTGGGACATCCGCTGTTGATGGACCACCAGTACGGCCGCGACACGGCGTTGACGGAGAAGGATTTGGGAGGGGAGGGGGACGGCGTGGTCCTCGAGCGCACGCCCCTGCATGCCGCGCGGGTGGAGTGGCCCGCGCTGCCTGGAGTGGTGGCTCGTGGGGTGGACGCGCCGCTGCCGGAGGACATGGTGCGCGCGCGCGACCTGCTCCGGCGCACGCTGGGCTGA
- a CDS encoding response regulator, whose translation MDRTRIFVVEDQPQLLKNLLKVLSTFDELEVVGSSQEGEAAVEDIVRVRPQLVLLDLELPGINGIQVTQKVKRQAPEVEILILTSFDDEQKVYEAIQAGASGYLVKRVGPEKIRSGIHDVMGGGTVLEPIIARRFWNYFQSIQGKPATPEKKADNPWKLTPTEFEVLSYVAKGLSNAEVGQVMTLERRTVRTHLSHIYRKMGVNSHVEAVVMALREGVVDL comes from the coding sequence ATGGACCGCACCCGCATCTTCGTCGTCGAGGACCAGCCGCAGCTGCTCAAGAACCTGCTCAAGGTGCTGAGCACCTTCGACGAGCTGGAGGTGGTGGGCAGCAGCCAGGAAGGGGAGGCCGCCGTCGAGGACATCGTCCGTGTCCGGCCCCAGCTCGTCCTGCTGGACCTGGAGCTGCCGGGCATCAACGGCATCCAGGTGACGCAGAAGGTGAAGCGCCAGGCGCCCGAGGTGGAGATCCTCATCCTCACGTCCTTCGACGACGAGCAGAAGGTCTACGAGGCCATCCAGGCGGGCGCGTCCGGCTACCTGGTCAAGCGCGTGGGCCCGGAGAAGATCCGCTCCGGCATCCACGACGTGATGGGGGGCGGCACCGTCCTGGAGCCCATCATCGCCCGGCGCTTCTGGAACTACTTCCAGTCCATCCAGGGCAAGCCCGCCACGCCGGAGAAGAAGGCGGACAACCCCTGGAAGCTGACGCCCACCGAGTTCGAGGTGCTCAGCTACGTCGCCAAGGGCCTGTCCAACGCGGAGGTGGGGCAGGTGATGACGCTGGAGCGACGCACGGTGCGCACGCACCTGTCTCATATCTACCGGAAGATGGGGGTCAACTCCCACGTGGAGGCGGTGGTGATGGCCCTGCGTGAAGGCGTCGTGGACCTGTAG
- a CDS encoding serine/threonine protein kinase, whose translation MSATYRLTGRIESGELAELYEAVQAPSGEVVVKLFHPKTSDPAYALDLAETTRLLQPVRHPGILHVVDMGVVRQRLAVVREDVDGYLLGTALQRLHTKEVVLPYTVALYVVIQLLDAVQKAHEAGVLHGALTPGNVVLGRNGTPAVCDFGAMRALLAVPQLRKSFAGRGRGTYRAPEVTRGEAATEVADVYSLGAIAYELLTQREPVVPGSGGVSTRRSESLPPPSRLDRRINSRLDPLILRALEPNAGRRFRSCGEFSNALRNFLSASGGMPGIEDVRRFVNELFPNEVSVASAAPPFKEPFQLEPISGAEMDDLGAEEPEASIVQRAPYTRALTESEAGAETQESVPGFDEYRPEEYEQDIASTQTRVKDAPEAQAPAQGEDWTEGTHTAAVEQDWDAPPGAAPPKPRRQQGQQGTGAAAGGRPPARNARMRVVEDFSAPSPLSDDDEEFSVAGRRAAARAKRPPPPVEKGPQTLPDPMPAVVKPGHRADMAVPASTSQDIPVSSGPARPSTRARLILATEARRGRWLAIAGVLALVGFATFLVAAWRLGDSETPSEEETAEPLGTGPSPATPIPRPAPPPKPAVVEREPELRAEEPEEDVAPVKAIPTSQRGYLTLTTNEPARVYLDGKLISRTTPLKRYPLRVGEHELELVARATGERMPLSVQIRRGKVTPLIVVDFRPAPRR comes from the coding sequence ATGAGCGCCACCTACCGTCTGACGGGACGCATCGAGTCCGGAGAGCTCGCGGAGCTCTACGAGGCCGTCCAGGCTCCCTCGGGCGAAGTGGTGGTGAAGCTCTTCCACCCCAAGACGTCGGACCCCGCCTACGCGCTGGACCTGGCCGAGACGACGCGCCTGCTCCAGCCCGTGCGCCACCCGGGCATCCTCCACGTGGTGGACATGGGCGTCGTGCGCCAGCGGCTCGCCGTGGTGCGCGAGGACGTCGACGGCTACCTCCTGGGCACCGCGCTCCAGCGGCTGCACACCAAGGAGGTCGTCCTCCCGTACACGGTGGCGCTCTACGTCGTCATCCAGCTGCTGGATGCCGTGCAGAAGGCGCACGAAGCCGGCGTGCTCCACGGCGCGCTCACGCCCGGCAACGTGGTGCTGGGGCGCAACGGCACACCCGCCGTCTGTGACTTCGGCGCCATGCGCGCGCTGCTCGCGGTGCCCCAGCTGCGCAAGTCCTTCGCGGGCCGCGGCCGAGGCACGTACCGCGCGCCCGAGGTGACGCGAGGGGAGGCCGCCACCGAGGTGGCGGATGTGTATTCGCTGGGCGCCATCGCCTACGAGCTGCTCACCCAGCGCGAGCCGGTGGTGCCGGGCAGCGGCGGCGTCTCCACGCGGCGCAGCGAGTCGCTGCCCCCGCCCAGCCGGTTGGACCGGCGCATCAACAGCCGGTTGGATCCGCTCATCCTCCGCGCGCTGGAGCCCAACGCCGGGCGGCGCTTCCGCTCGTGCGGCGAGTTCTCCAACGCGCTCCGCAACTTCCTCTCGGCCAGCGGCGGCATGCCGGGCATCGAGGACGTGCGCCGCTTCGTCAACGAGCTGTTCCCCAACGAGGTCAGCGTCGCCAGCGCGGCCCCGCCGTTCAAGGAGCCGTTCCAGCTGGAGCCCATCTCCGGCGCGGAGATGGACGACCTGGGCGCCGAGGAGCCCGAGGCCTCCATCGTCCAGCGCGCTCCGTACACCCGCGCGCTCACCGAGTCCGAGGCCGGCGCGGAGACCCAGGAGTCCGTCCCCGGCTTCGACGAGTACCGACCCGAGGAGTACGAGCAGGACATCGCCTCCACGCAGACCCGCGTGAAGGACGCCCCCGAGGCACAGGCCCCGGCGCAGGGTGAGGACTGGACGGAGGGGACGCACACCGCGGCGGTCGAGCAGGACTGGGATGCGCCTCCGGGCGCCGCGCCGCCCAAGCCTCGGCGTCAGCAGGGGCAGCAGGGCACAGGAGCAGCCGCCGGTGGGCGTCCGCCGGCGCGCAACGCCCGCATGCGCGTGGTGGAGGACTTCTCCGCGCCTTCGCCGCTGTCGGATGACGACGAGGAGTTCTCCGTCGCCGGTCGTCGCGCGGCGGCCCGTGCGAAGCGTCCGCCGCCGCCCGTGGAGAAGGGCCCGCAGACGCTGCCGGACCCGATGCCCGCGGTGGTGAAGCCGGGCCATCGCGCCGACATGGCGGTCCCGGCGTCGACCTCCCAGGACATTCCCGTGAGCTCCGGGCCGGCTCGGCCGAGCACGCGCGCGCGGCTCATCCTCGCGACGGAGGCGCGCCGGGGACGCTGGCTCGCCATCGCCGGGGTGCTGGCGTTGGTGGGGTTCGCGACGTTCCTGGTCGCCGCGTGGCGCCTGGGCGATTCCGAGACCCCCTCCGAGGAGGAGACCGCCGAGCCCCTCGGCACGGGGCCGTCGCCCGCCACCCCCATCCCCCGGCCCGCGCCTCCGCCGAAGCCCGCGGTGGTGGAGCGGGAGCCGGAGCTGCGCGCGGAGGAGCCCGAGGAGGACGTCGCCCCCGTGAAGGCGATTCCCACCTCGCAGCGTGGGTACCTGACCCTCACGACCAACGAGCCCGCCAGGGTGTACCTGGACGGGAAGCTCATCAGCAGGACCACGCCCCTCAAGCGCTACCCCCTGCGCGTGGGCGAGCACGAGCTGGAGCTGGTCGCGCGCGCCACGGGCGAGCGCATGCCCCTGTCCGTTCAGATCCGACGAGGGAAGGTAACCCCCCTCATCGTGGTCGACTTCCGCCCCGCGCCCCGACGGTGA
- a CDS encoding HAD-IG family 5'-nucleotidase has product MCRRPVAPTLSPFRPIPGGPSPDPLHGSFRSPLNRARAEAAERNAQQLLEDETLARLLTTRREPRDSVPRAREVFVNRNLRMSGVELIGFDMDYTLAIYHMRRLEQLSFDMTLAKLIAEYHYPSVVGHLLYDHHFVMRGLAVDRVNGNILKMDRFGHVGRAYHGLRPLKPEVWRELYRNKRVRLRNPQFAWNDTLFALPETCLFAGIIELLESLGQKVDYGKLYDDIREAIDAVHRDNSLKREVRKDLGRYVFLDPELGPALHKLRSGGKRLFLLTNSAWDYTDALMKYLLDGQLPEYPSWRNYFDVVVTAAGKPGFFTDGRPFLELDPSTEEGRVLGEATTLDRGKVYSGGNLARFEELTGYRGENILYVGDHIYGDILKSKKSSLWRTCMVVQEIEDEITYTATRLEEIGTLTQMEILRERLDDEVNHHKTLLNLLERRLDREPLTPEERESTEEQRRQLKSELDRMRRALKEATDIADTLEEDVEEGFNPYWGLLFKEGNENSRFGYQVEQYACLYTSRVSNFLHHSPMQYYRSPRDQMPHEQAGALSARLSPMGGEGPPKGAGKD; this is encoded by the coding sequence ATGTGTCGACGTCCCGTGGCTCCAACCCTGTCACCCTTCCGTCCGATCCCGGGCGGGCCCTCGCCGGACCCGCTTCACGGGAGTTTTCGTTCTCCACTCAACCGCGCGCGCGCCGAGGCCGCCGAGCGCAATGCCCAGCAGTTGCTCGAAGATGAGACGCTGGCGCGGCTGCTCACCACCCGGCGCGAGCCGAGGGACTCGGTTCCGAGGGCGCGGGAGGTGTTCGTCAACCGCAACCTGCGCATGTCCGGCGTCGAGCTCATCGGCTTCGACATGGACTACACGCTGGCCATCTACCACATGCGCCGGCTCGAGCAGTTGTCGTTCGACATGACGCTGGCGAAGCTCATCGCCGAGTACCACTACCCGTCCGTCGTGGGGCACCTGCTCTACGACCATCACTTCGTGATGCGTGGGCTGGCGGTGGACCGGGTGAACGGCAACATCCTGAAGATGGACCGCTTCGGCCATGTGGGCCGCGCGTACCACGGGCTGCGTCCGCTCAAGCCGGAGGTGTGGCGGGAGCTGTACCGCAACAAGCGCGTGCGGCTGCGCAACCCGCAGTTCGCGTGGAACGACACGCTCTTCGCGCTGCCGGAGACGTGCCTGTTCGCGGGCATCATCGAGCTGCTGGAGTCGCTGGGCCAGAAGGTGGACTACGGCAAGCTCTACGACGACATCCGCGAGGCCATCGACGCGGTGCACCGGGACAACTCGCTCAAGCGCGAGGTGCGCAAGGACCTGGGGCGCTACGTGTTCCTGGACCCGGAGCTCGGGCCCGCGCTGCACAAGCTGCGCTCGGGTGGCAAGCGGCTGTTCCTGCTGACGAACTCCGCGTGGGACTACACGGACGCGCTGATGAAGTACCTGCTGGACGGGCAGCTGCCGGAGTACCCGAGCTGGCGCAACTACTTCGACGTGGTGGTGACGGCGGCGGGCAAGCCGGGCTTCTTCACGGATGGCCGGCCGTTCCTGGAGCTGGACCCGTCGACGGAGGAAGGACGTGTCCTCGGCGAGGCCACGACGTTGGACCGCGGCAAGGTGTACTCGGGCGGCAACCTGGCGCGCTTCGAGGAGCTGACCGGGTACCGTGGAGAGAACATCCTCTACGTGGGCGACCACATCTACGGCGACATCCTCAAGTCGAAGAAGTCGTCGCTGTGGCGCACGTGCATGGTGGTCCAGGAGATCGAGGACGAGATCACCTACACGGCCACGCGCCTGGAGGAGATCGGCACGCTCACGCAGATGGAGATCCTCCGCGAGCGCCTGGACGACGAGGTCAACCACCACAAGACGCTGCTCAATCTCCTGGAGCGTCGGTTGGACCGCGAGCCGCTGACGCCGGAGGAGCGCGAGTCGACGGAGGAGCAGCGCCGTCAGCTCAAGTCGGAGCTGGACAGGATGCGCCGCGCGCTGAAGGAGGCGACGGACATCGCGGACACGCTGGAGGAGGACGTCGAGGAGGGCTTCAACCCGTACTGGGGCCTGCTGTTCAAGGAGGGCAACGAGAACAGCCGCTTCGGCTACCAGGTGGAGCAGTACGCGTGTCTGTACACCAGCCGCGTGTCGAACTTCCTGCACCACTCGCCCATGCAGTACTACCGCTCGCCCAGAGACCAGATGCCCCACGAGCAGGCTGGAGCGCTCTCCGCGCGCCTGTCGCCCATGGGCGGCGAAGGACCTCCGAAGGGCGCGGGGAAGGACTGA